The proteins below are encoded in one region of Asticcacaulis excentricus CB 48:
- a CDS encoding DUF418 domain-containing protein codes for MSAERYPALDYIRGFALLGILIVNAPAFGWPLEVYMNPARATIALSDADRQAWWVIHTFFESKCLTLFAMLFGISLFLVGQKDDPATPVMQTVRFRRLVWLALIGVGHGAAIWVGDILLMYALCGLFFILTIRTPHLLRWGIFAWALGGLMVVGAGFILSFVPREQLGEALSGSDGLSFAETIRLMQGTFAQSLHANFVMWAMSIFSQIAVFAPKVIGLMMIGLGLFKGGYFDARRTLWHVVAIILGALALAVIGWQNLIILRENFPEPEIYGSHRAAAEFLSIFVSLGYASALMLLSRLPVVKGVTNLLSPVGRMAFTNYLSQSLIMTAIFYGGRGLGLYGQLSLSQMVPIVVGIWLFQIVASALWLRVFRYGPFEWVWRCLSHGRFVAIR; via the coding sequence ATGAGTGCCGAGCGCTATCCCGCCCTTGACTATATCCGCGGGTTCGCGCTGCTGGGCATATTGATCGTCAATGCCCCGGCTTTCGGCTGGCCGCTGGAAGTGTATATGAACCCGGCGCGCGCCACGATCGCGTTGAGCGACGCCGACCGTCAGGCGTGGTGGGTCATCCATACCTTTTTCGAGTCGAAATGCCTGACCCTTTTTGCCATGCTGTTTGGCATCAGCTTGTTTTTGGTTGGGCAGAAAGACGATCCGGCAACGCCGGTGATGCAGACCGTGCGCTTTCGGCGTTTGGTCTGGCTGGCTCTGATCGGCGTGGGGCACGGCGCGGCCATTTGGGTCGGCGATATCCTGCTGATGTATGCCCTGTGCGGCCTGTTCTTTATCCTGACCATCCGTACGCCGCATCTGTTGCGTTGGGGGATTTTCGCCTGGGCGCTGGGCGGGCTTATGGTGGTCGGAGCAGGGTTTATCCTGAGCTTTGTGCCGCGTGAGCAACTGGGGGAGGCCCTCAGCGGCAGCGACGGCCTGAGCTTTGCCGAAACGATCCGCCTGATGCAGGGAACATTTGCCCAATCCCTGCACGCCAATTTCGTCATGTGGGCGATGAGCATATTCTCTCAGATCGCGGTCTTTGCGCCCAAGGTCATCGGCCTTATGATGATTGGACTGGGCCTGTTCAAGGGGGGCTATTTCGACGCGCGACGCACCCTGTGGCATGTTGTGGCGATCATTTTGGGGGCGTTGGCGCTGGCGGTCATCGGTTGGCAGAACCTGATCATCTTGCGCGAAAATTTCCCGGAGCCCGAAATCTATGGCTCGCATCGCGCGGCAGCGGAGTTCCTGAGTATCTTCGTCAGTCTCGGCTACGCCAGCGCCCTGATGCTGCTGAGCCGTCTGCCGGTGGTGAAGGGGGTGACGAACCTGTTGAGCCCAGTCGGGCGCATGGCCTTTACCAACTATCTCAGCCAGTCGCTGATCATGACGGCGATCTTCTATGGTGGACGCGGGCTGGGCCTCTACGGGCAATTGTCGCTGTCGCAGATGGTGCCGATCGTGGTCGGCATCTGGCTGTTTCAGATCGTGGCCAGCGCCTTGTGGCTACGCGTATTTCGCTACGGCCCGTTCGAATGGGTGTGGCGCTGTCTCAGCCACGGGCGCTTCGTGGCCATTCGCTGA
- a CDS encoding TlpA family protein disulfide reductase — protein sequence MNEPLDENTDTANAEAKAPQTERTKPPRKLKFNLIVAGLLVLIIAVSVAAVVLFRQAETDGTVAAESGPVAEGPLKSYATGALAKLETHATARPIEDISFLDGEGKPVKLSDFKGRVVVLNVWATWCAPCKVEMPTLANLQKGYDPQKVLVLPLSIDKAEDKAAVEKELKLSGGLPVYIDSEIQPMSKWGIVGMPTTIILDKNGQEVARLSGEAKWDAAEVKALVDALAK from the coding sequence ATGAATGAGCCTCTGGACGAAAACACGGACACGGCGAACGCCGAAGCGAAGGCCCCGCAGACAGAGCGGACCAAACCGCCGCGCAAGCTGAAATTCAACCTGATCGTCGCGGGACTGCTGGTCCTGATAATCGCCGTCTCCGTAGCGGCTGTGGTGCTGTTCCGTCAAGCCGAGACTGACGGCACAGTGGCCGCCGAAAGCGGTCCAGTCGCCGAAGGGCCACTCAAGTCTTACGCCACCGGCGCCTTGGCCAAGCTGGAGACTCACGCCACCGCGCGCCCCATCGAGGACATCAGCTTTCTTGATGGCGAGGGCAAGCCGGTCAAACTGTCGGATTTCAAGGGCCGTGTGGTGGTGCTGAACGTCTGGGCGACATGGTGCGCACCGTGCAAGGTCGAGATGCCGACACTGGCCAATCTGCAAAAGGGCTACGACCCGCAAAAGGTGCTGGTCCTGCCGCTGAGTATCGACAAGGCCGAAGACAAGGCGGCGGTCGAAAAGGAATTGAAGCTCAGCGGCGGCCTGCCCGTCTATATCGACTCCGAAATTCAGCCGATGAGCAAATGGGGCATTGTGGGCATGCCGACAACAATCATCCTCGATAAAAACGGTCAGGAAGTGGCGCGCCTTAGCGGGGAAGCCAAATGGGATGCCGCGGAGGTCAAGGCGCTCGTGGACGCGCTGGCTAAGTAA
- the argH gene encoding argininosuccinate lyase, whose protein sequence is MWGGRFSAQPDAIMQAINVSIEVDKRLWAQDIAGSRAHAAMLARQGIISAEAAQEIDAGLQTIIGEIEAGTFPFRAEYEDIHMNVEARLRELIGATAGRLHTARSRNDQVATDFRLWVRDRVDYTIAQLRDLQKALVTRAEDYADALMPGFTHLQPAQPVTFGHHLMAYVEMFGRDATRFEDARKRMNENPLGSAALAGSPFNIDRHMTAEALGFDRPTANSLDGVSDRDFALESLSHAAICAGHLSRLAEEIVIWTTPQFGFIRLSDSFSTGSSIMPQKRNPDAAELVRAKTGRINGALIALTTVMKGLPLAYSKDMQEDKPPVFEAFESLDLALAAMTGMVRDLSANLERMKAAASSGFSTATDLADWLVRNLNMPFRDAHHVTGAAVKLAEGQGVDLSQLSLADLQKLEAGITEDVYSVLTPEASAASRLSYGGTSPVRVREQIQRWKEILA, encoded by the coding sequence ATGTGGGGTGGACGATTCTCTGCCCAACCTGACGCCATTATGCAAGCCATCAACGTCTCAATCGAGGTTGACAAACGTTTGTGGGCCCAGGACATCGCCGGATCGCGCGCCCACGCCGCCATGCTGGCCAGACAGGGTATCATCAGCGCCGAGGCGGCGCAGGAGATCGACGCCGGCCTGCAAACCATCATCGGTGAAATTGAAGCCGGGACATTCCCTTTCCGCGCCGAATACGAAGACATCCATATGAATGTCGAAGCGCGTCTGCGCGAGTTGATCGGGGCGACGGCCGGCCGTCTGCACACGGCGCGGTCACGCAATGACCAGGTGGCGACCGATTTTCGCCTGTGGGTGCGCGACCGCGTGGACTACACGATTGCGCAACTGCGTGATCTGCAAAAGGCGCTTGTGACGCGCGCCGAAGACTATGCCGACGCCCTGATGCCGGGTTTCACCCACCTGCAGCCGGCGCAGCCCGTGACCTTTGGCCACCACCTGATGGCCTATGTCGAAATGTTTGGCCGTGACGCCACGCGTTTTGAAGACGCGCGAAAGCGCATGAACGAAAACCCCCTGGGCTCCGCGGCTCTGGCCGGGTCACCGTTCAACATCGACCGCCACATGACCGCAGAAGCGCTGGGGTTTGATCGCCCGACAGCCAACAGTCTGGACGGTGTTTCCGATCGCGATTTCGCGCTGGAATCCTTGAGCCACGCCGCCATCTGCGCCGGGCATTTGTCGCGTCTGGCCGAGGAAATCGTCATCTGGACGACACCGCAATTCGGCTTCATCCGCCTCTCGGACTCTTTCTCGACCGGTTCTTCCATTATGCCGCAAAAGCGCAATCCCGATGCGGCTGAGCTGGTGCGCGCCAAAACGGGCCGCATTAACGGGGCGCTGATTGCGCTGACCACGGTGATGAAGGGGCTACCTCTGGCCTATTCCAAGGATATGCAGGAAGACAAGCCGCCCGTATTTGAGGCTTTTGAATCGCTCGATCTGGCGCTTGCGGCCATGACCGGCATGGTGCGCGACTTAAGCGCCAATCTGGAGCGTATGAAAGCCGCAGCCTCATCGGGCTTTTCGACAGCAACGGACCTCGCCGACTGGCTGGTGCGTAATCTCAACATGCCGTTTCGCGATGCGCACCATGTTACCGGGGCGGCGGTCAAGTTGGCCGAAGGGCAGGGTGTGGACCTTTCGCAACTGTCACTCGCTGATCTGCAAAAACTGGAGGCGGGGATTACCGAAGACGTATATAGTGTCCTCACGCCCGAAGCCTCGGCGGCTTCGCGCCTGTCCTATGGGGGCACCTCGCCTGTGCGGGTGCGTGAACAGATCCAGCGTTGGAAGGAAATTTTGGCATGA
- the lysA gene encoding diaminopimelate decarboxylase, translated as MNHFDIRDGEMHAEGVSIRELAERVGTPLYVYSSATFERHFQVFSQALWAQDALQSPKNEAPLIAYATKANSNLAVLQTLAEQGAGADTVSEGEIRKALTAGIPPERIVFSGVGKTDEEMAFALKTGIYQLNVESKPELERLSHVAASLGLVAPIVIRINPGVGAGGHAKITTGGAKDKFGVSAREAIALYGQAAADPNIAPMGIACHIGSQITDLAPMQAAFSKMRGWVQELRAGGLSVERLDLGGGLGVPYFNMSEPPSPEDFAQMVALTVGNLGVRYTFEPGRLIAANAGILVSRVIHIHEREDSGQKFLVVDAAMNDLIRPAMYDAYHDIRPVVAVQTNETATYDVVGPVCETGDTFTRGRDLPALKAGDLVAFMSAGAYGAVMGSEYNSRPLAPEVLVRDTDWAVVRPRPSYEEMMNREVLPEWLRPHRVRAD; from the coding sequence ATGAATCATTTTGATATCCGTGACGGCGAGATGCACGCCGAGGGCGTATCCATCCGCGAATTGGCCGAGCGCGTCGGCACGCCGCTCTACGTCTATTCTTCCGCCACCTTTGAGCGGCATTTTCAGGTCTTCTCTCAGGCCCTTTGGGCGCAAGACGCCCTGCAAAGCCCCAAAAACGAAGCCCCGCTGATCGCCTATGCGACCAAAGCCAATTCCAATCTGGCCGTGCTGCAAACGCTGGCGGAGCAGGGGGCTGGGGCCGATACGGTGTCCGAGGGCGAAATCCGCAAGGCGCTGACCGCAGGCATCCCGCCAGAACGCATTGTCTTTTCCGGCGTGGGTAAGACCGACGAAGAAATGGCCTTTGCGCTGAAGACCGGCATCTATCAGCTCAATGTCGAATCGAAGCCCGAACTGGAACGCCTCAGCCACGTCGCGGCGTCTCTGGGCCTGGTGGCCCCGATTGTCATCCGCATCAATCCGGGCGTTGGTGCAGGCGGTCATGCCAAGATCACCACTGGCGGCGCCAAGGACAAGTTCGGCGTGTCGGCGCGCGAAGCCATCGCCCTTTATGGTCAGGCGGCCGCTGATCCGAATATCGCGCCGATGGGCATTGCCTGCCATATCGGCAGCCAGATCACCGACCTTGCCCCCATGCAGGCGGCGTTCTCGAAGATGAGGGGTTGGGTTCAAGAACTGCGCGCTGGCGGCCTGAGCGTCGAGCGCCTCGATCTTGGTGGTGGACTGGGTGTGCCCTATTTCAATATGTCCGAACCGCCGTCTCCAGAAGACTTCGCCCAGATGGTGGCGCTAACGGTCGGCAATCTGGGGGTACGCTATACCTTTGAGCCAGGTCGTCTGATCGCCGCGAATGCCGGGATTTTGGTGTCGCGCGTCATCCATATCCATGAGCGCGAAGATTCAGGCCAAAAGTTTCTGGTCGTCGATGCGGCGATGAACGACCTGATCCGCCCCGCCATGTACGACGCCTATCATGACATCCGTCCGGTCGTGGCGGTTCAAACGAATGAAACCGCCACCTATGATGTGGTTGGCCCGGTCTGCGAAACCGGCGACACTTTTACCCGCGGCCGCGACCTACCGGCGCTGAAGGCAGGTGATCTGGTCGCCTTCATGTCAGCCGGGGCATATGGGGCGGTGATGGGTAGCGAGTATAATTCGCGGCCACTCGCCCCTGAGGTGTTGGTGCGGGACACAGACTGGGCTGTGGTGCGTCCGCGCCCCTCCTATGAAGAGATGATGAATCGCGAGGTCTTGCCGGAATGGTTAAGACCGCATAGGGTACGTGCGGACTAA
- a CDS encoding DUF4175 family protein, with protein sequence MKLQRTKPLSKLNRALFWTHVVMIWEQILPALTPFLLLAGAIAVAAQWGVFAALSPLGHLGVLAAGLVVAAIAAVLNLRGFKQPSFTEINTRLALDNGVTPDVLIGLRHKMKQPHLKIGKAKAGMAKGDPLALRYLMLIMFGFGYLLQGPVPLSEISSAYMPLKKGAPVVVAQLDNSR encoded by the coding sequence ATGAAGTTGCAACGGACAAAACCCTTATCGAAGCTGAACCGGGCGCTGTTCTGGACGCACGTGGTGATGATCTGGGAGCAAATACTGCCCGCCCTGACGCCGTTTTTGCTGTTGGCCGGCGCGATTGCCGTGGCGGCCCAGTGGGGTGTGTTTGCGGCCCTGAGTCCGTTGGGGCATCTGGGTGTACTGGCCGCGGGCCTTGTGGTGGCCGCCATCGCCGCCGTGCTGAACCTGCGCGGCTTCAAACAGCCGAGCTTTACCGAGATCAACACCCGACTGGCGCTCGACAATGGCGTCACTCCCGACGTGCTGATCGGTTTGCGCCACAAGATGAAACAGCCCCATCTGAAAATCGGCAAGGCGAAGGCCGGTATGGCCAAGGGCGACCCGCTGGCCCTGCGCTATCTTATGCTTATTATGTTCGGCTTCGGCTATCTGCTGCAGGGGCCGGTGCCGCTTAGCGAGATCTCTTCGGCCTATATGCCGCTGAAAAAGGGCGCGCCGGTGGTGGTCGCGCAACTGGACAATTCCCGCTGA
- a CDS encoding bifunctional protein-serine/threonine kinase/phosphatase: MASLPTATRLKAAVGFASHIGRREDNQDFAASCLADDGSHHGLVAALADGVGGRKGGRVAAELSVRSFIDDYLSQTEALSPQKTAGRALESINYWLHRQGQKDENVRGMSCAFTGVVIKGNRLHSFHVGDTRLYRWREGYLGQMTQDHKPEGGEDSPYLTRAIGFEEVVRIDYRIHDIFPHDRLLLCSDGMHAKVPEAQINAILSERLSADDTAQKLVDMAISNGGDDNATVLIIDIFELPPATVKDLDAAISRLPMREPPEVGEIIDDFKLEVMLADGMYSRVFKARDLSATGPLSTVVLKFPKPHNLGAETLARQAFVRETWVASRVQHMWIGSVLQLPPKRQTCLYVAQPFYEGETLEKRLSRKPAIGLSEGIDIATKLAKALGSLHRAGVIHRDVKPDNVILLKDGGLKLVDLGFARLPALDEKTGVLPPGTNNYMAPELFEGQWGDERSDIFALGVTLHRLFTGGTFPYGESEPFTKPTLKRPDLLTHKRHDAPGWLESIILQSLAPNPDERFQDGFEMAFTLETGSYGVNPASIRKASRFNPARPWQMATAVLTALVLIMGAMQLGLIHGPDVEAAKTFLREHGFPELN, from the coding sequence ATGGCCAGCCTGCCTACCGCCACCCGTCTTAAGGCCGCCGTCGGGTTCGCCAGCCATATTGGCCGGCGCGAGGATAATCAGGACTTTGCGGCCTCGTGTCTGGCCGATGACGGGTCGCATCACGGGCTGGTGGCGGCGCTGGCTGATGGCGTCGGCGGACGCAAGGGTGGTCGGGTCGCGGCGGAACTAAGCGTGCGCTCCTTCATCGACGATTATCTGAGCCAGACCGAGGCCCTGTCGCCGCAAAAGACCGCCGGTCGGGCGCTGGAGAGCATCAACTACTGGCTCCACCGGCAGGGACAGAAGGACGAAAACGTCCGTGGCATGAGTTGCGCCTTCACCGGCGTGGTGATCAAGGGCAACCGCCTGCATTCCTTCCACGTCGGCGACACGCGGCTTTACCGCTGGCGCGAGGGCTATCTGGGGCAGATGACGCAGGATCACAAGCCCGAAGGCGGCGAGGATTCGCCCTACCTTACCCGCGCCATCGGCTTCGAAGAGGTGGTGCGTATCGACTACCGCATCCACGACATCTTCCCGCACGACCGGTTGTTGCTGTGTTCCGACGGGATGCACGCCAAGGTGCCGGAAGCCCAGATCAACGCCATCCTGTCCGAACGGCTATCGGCCGATGATACCGCGCAAAAACTGGTCGACATGGCCATCAGCAATGGCGGCGATGACAACGCCACCGTGCTGATCATCGACATCTTCGAACTGCCCCCCGCCACCGTTAAGGACCTAGATGCCGCCATTTCGCGCCTGCCGATGCGCGAACCGCCGGAGGTGGGCGAAATCATCGACGACTTCAAGCTGGAGGTTATGCTGGCCGACGGTATGTACAGCCGCGTGTTCAAGGCCCGCGACCTGTCGGCCACCGGGCCGCTTTCAACCGTTGTGCTCAAATTCCCCAAACCGCACAATCTAGGGGCCGAAACCCTCGCCCGGCAGGCCTTTGTGCGCGAAACCTGGGTCGCCAGCCGGGTGCAGCACATGTGGATCGGCTCGGTCCTGCAACTGCCGCCCAAACGTCAGACCTGCCTCTATGTGGCCCAACCCTTCTATGAAGGCGAAACGCTGGAAAAGCGCCTGTCGCGCAAACCGGCTATTGGGTTGAGCGAAGGCATTGACATCGCGACCAAGCTCGCGAAGGCGCTGGGCTCGCTGCACCGGGCGGGCGTCATCCATCGTGACGTCAAACCCGACAATGTGATCCTGCTGAAAGATGGCGGGCTGAAATTGGTCGATTTGGGCTTTGCGCGCCTGCCAGCGCTCGACGAAAAAACCGGCGTCCTGCCCCCGGGCACCAATAACTACATGGCGCCGGAACTGTTCGAAGGTCAGTGGGGTGACGAGCGTTCGGACATCTTCGCGCTCGGCGTCACCCTGCACCGACTGTTTACCGGCGGCACCTTCCCATATGGCGAAAGCGAGCCCTTCACCAAGCCGACGCTGAAACGTCCGGACCTTCTCACTCACAAACGCCATGATGCACCGGGCTGGCTGGAAAGCATCATCCTTCAGTCTTTGGCACCCAATCCGGATGAGCGTTTTCAGGACGGGTTCGAAATGGCGTTTACACTGGAAACCGGCTCTTACGGTGTCAATCCTGCCTCGATCCGCAAGGCCTCACGCTTTAATCCGGCGCGCCCTTGGCAGATGGCCACGGCGGTACTGACGGCGCTGGTGCTGATAATGGGCGCGATGCAACTGGGACTGATCCACGGACCCGACGTCGAAGCCGCGAAGACCTTCCTACGTGAGCATGGGTTTCCGGAGTTGAACTAG
- a CDS encoding methyl-accepting chemotaxis protein, whose protein sequence is MTQAALSGLTPVSAETTDTASAHQVIHRISDIAGSVGLELLSVSGNIETVVRRHADQTRALKTLADAAAEVSAQNARLVDLAREAEGRLDQSARDTESRVSQAIGAMEHWVTSAEGQASRITALSSSLASVAQVARSIETIASNTNLLALNATIEAARAGEAGRGFAVVAAEVKALSAQTREASRHIQQTLSALTQEIETLTQISEDNLDMARAVSGQGAGKPSGTQSSQDSSLAGIGEAFDQARETLRAVTEGAGRIEGRSGEVREGLGQLSSDVAQLDTLLTGGSERLEKVAMDAEAIMQLTSSAGVENADSATVRKAADAALRVSQMFEAALAGGEVTQADLFDADYRPIPGTDPAQFMTHFVALTDRLLPDLQETILSSDPQIAFCAAVDRNGFLPTHNRKFSQPQRPDHPEWNTAHCRNRRLFNDRVGLRAGQNSGPPLVQAYRRDMGNGEFVMMKDISAPIIVHGRHWGGFRIGIRL, encoded by the coding sequence ATGACGCAAGCCGCCCTGTCTGGCCTGACGCCTGTGTCCGCCGAGACGACGGATACGGCCTCCGCGCATCAGGTCATTCACCGCATCTCGGACATTGCCGGTTCCGTAGGGCTCGAGCTTCTTTCGGTGTCGGGCAATATCGAGACAGTGGTACGCCGCCATGCCGATCAGACACGCGCCCTGAAGACACTGGCGGACGCGGCGGCTGAGGTGTCCGCGCAAAACGCCCGTCTGGTCGATCTGGCCCGTGAGGCCGAGGGCCGGCTGGATCAGTCGGCACGCGACACCGAAAGCCGCGTCTCACAAGCCATCGGGGCCATGGAACACTGGGTCACGAGCGCTGAGGGGCAGGCCTCGCGTATTACCGCCTTATCCAGCAGCCTCGCCTCGGTGGCCCAGGTGGCGCGGTCCATCGAAACTATCGCCTCCAACACCAATCTTCTGGCGCTGAACGCCACCATTGAAGCCGCCCGCGCCGGTGAGGCCGGACGCGGCTTTGCGGTCGTTGCCGCCGAGGTCAAGGCTCTGTCGGCGCAGACACGCGAAGCCTCCCGCCACATCCAGCAAACCTTGTCAGCCCTGACGCAGGAAATCGAAACTCTGACGCAGATCAGCGAGGACAATCTCGATATGGCGCGCGCCGTATCCGGGCAAGGCGCCGGCAAACCCTCAGGCACGCAATCGTCTCAGGACTCATCTTTGGCCGGTATCGGCGAAGCCTTTGATCAGGCGCGTGAGACCCTTCGGGCGGTCACCGAAGGCGCGGGCCGCATTGAGGGCCGTTCCGGTGAAGTGCGCGAAGGTCTGGGGCAGTTGTCTTCCGATGTCGCGCAACTGGACACCTTGCTGACCGGCGGTAGCGAGCGACTTGAAAAGGTAGCGATGGACGCCGAGGCCATCATGCAACTGACCTCATCGGCGGGTGTCGAAAACGCCGACAGCGCCACCGTGCGCAAGGCCGCAGACGCCGCCCTACGCGTCAGCCAGATGTTCGAAGCCGCTTTGGCCGGGGGCGAGGTCACTCAGGCCGATCTCTTTGACGCCGATTACCGCCCCATCCCTGGCACTGACCCGGCCCAGTTCATGACACACTTCGTCGCCCTGACCGATCGTCTGCTGCCTGATCTTCAGGAGACCATCCTCAGCAGCGACCCTCAGATTGCCTTCTGTGCCGCGGTTGATCGCAATGGGTTTCTACCGACGCACAATCGCAAATTCTCTCAGCCTCAAAGGCCCGACCATCCGGAATGGAACACCGCCCATTGCCGCAATCGCCGCCTGTTCAACGATCGCGTCGGCCTGCGCGCCGGGCAAAACAGCGGCCCGCCTCTCGTGCAGGCCTATCGCCGCGATATGGGCAATGGCGAATTTGTCATGATGAAGGATATCTCTGCGCCCATAATCGTGCACGGAAGACACTGGGGTGGATTTAGAATCGGTATCCGGCTTTAA
- the apaG gene encoding Co2+/Mg2+ efflux protein ApaG, with the protein MIYTATTDGVTVSVRVQFVPRNDDAIRAHKWLWTYNITIANASDRALQLKTRHWRITDALGRVQTVDGEGVVGETPRICPGESYSYASSCPLDTDSGTMGGHYMCVTDDGEWLAVQVPLFSLDAPQTKRVLN; encoded by the coding sequence ATGATCTATACCGCCACCACCGACGGCGTGACTGTCAGCGTCCGCGTTCAGTTCGTCCCGCGCAATGACGACGCCATCCGCGCCCACAAATGGCTGTGGACCTATAACATTACCATTGCCAATGCCTCCGACCGCGCCCTTCAGCTCAAAACCCGCCACTGGCGCATTACCGATGCGCTAGGCCGCGTTCAGACGGTCGATGGCGAAGGCGTGGTCGGCGAAACTCCGCGCATTTGTCCTGGGGAGAGCTATAGCTATGCCTCAAGCTGCCCGCTTGATACGGACTCCGGCACCATGGGTGGCCATTATATGTGCGTGACGGACGATGGCGAATGGCTAGCCGTGCAGGTGCCGCTTTTCTCGCTGGATGCGCCCCAAACCAAGCGCGTGCTGAATTAG
- a CDS encoding 2'-deoxycytidine 5'-triphosphate deaminase gives MSVSGILPLQSIRELVDQSAIMSASTLDADQIQPASIDLRLGARAWRVRASYLPRGKRVMDRLPDVVMHEMDLTRGAVFESGCVYIAELQEFLSLPAGVSARANPKSSTGRVDVFVRLLSDFGDLFDDVRQGYKGPIYVEIAPQTFSVLARTGTRLNQLRLKTGEVPKLYTADCGVDLMTGDLVGYRARRHAGVIDLDQVDGHNPRDYWEPLYQNKGQLLLDPGEFYILASQTDVVIPANEAAEMLPIDPSVGEFRVHYAGFFDPGFGTEEAGGIGSKGVLEVRCHETPFLLEHGQTVARLVYEPLVAKPEQLYGQGGSHYQKQGLKLSKHFRPW, from the coding sequence ATGAGCGTCTCCGGTATCCTGCCGCTGCAATCCATCCGTGAACTGGTTGATCAGAGCGCTATTATGAGCGCCTCAACGCTCGATGCCGACCAGATTCAGCCGGCGTCAATCGACCTGCGGCTGGGGGCGAGGGCCTGGCGCGTGCGCGCCTCCTACCTGCCGCGCGGCAAGCGGGTGATGGACCGCCTGCCCGACGTGGTGATGCACGAAATGGACCTGACGCGTGGCGCGGTGTTCGAATCGGGTTGTGTCTATATCGCTGAGTTGCAGGAATTTTTAAGCCTGCCGGCCGGGGTTTCTGCGCGCGCTAACCCCAAAAGCTCGACCGGGCGGGTGGATGTCTTCGTGCGGTTGCTGTCAGATTTCGGCGACCTGTTTGACGATGTGCGCCAAGGCTACAAAGGTCCGATCTATGTTGAGATCGCCCCGCAGACCTTTTCTGTGCTGGCCCGCACCGGCACGCGCCTTAACCAGTTGCGCCTTAAAACGGGTGAGGTGCCCAAGCTCTACACGGCCGATTGCGGCGTGGACCTGATGACCGGTGATCTGGTCGGTTATCGTGCCCGCCGCCACGCCGGGGTCATCGACCTCGACCAAGTTGATGGCCATAATCCGCGCGACTACTGGGAACCGCTCTATCAGAATAAGGGTCAGTTGCTGCTCGATCCGGGCGAATTCTATATCCTCGCCTCGCAAACCGACGTGGTCATTCCGGCGAATGAGGCCGCCGAAATGCTGCCCATAGACCCGAGCGTCGGCGAATTCCGCGTCCACTATGCCGGGTTCTTCGATCCGGGTTTCGGCACGGAAGAGGCGGGTGGCATCGGATCAAAAGGCGTGCTGGAAGTGCGTTGCCACGAAACGCCGTTCCTGCTCGAACACGGACAGACCGTAGCGCGTCTGGTCTATGAGCCGCTAGTGGCCAAGCCGGAACAGCTCTACGGACAAGGCGGCTCACACTACCAGAAACAGGGATTGAAGCTCTCCAAACACTTCAGGCCCTGGTGA
- a CDS encoding YodC family protein, with protein MGYMIGDTVQLKSGGPAMTVNNVDLDNYVYCDWFDEHGDRHSDKFKADLLIVATPEAAPNEPTPVASPSL; from the coding sequence ATGGGTTATATGATTGGCGATACGGTTCAGCTCAAATCCGGCGGCCCGGCCATGACCGTGAACAATGTCGATCTCGACAACTACGTCTATTGCGACTGGTTCGACGAACACGGCGACCGTCATTCCGACAAGTTCAAGGCCGACCTGCTGATTGTTGCCACCCCGGAAGCTGCGCCGAACGAACCCACTCCGGTGGCATCACCAAGCCTCTAA